The Cylindrospermopsis curvispora GIHE-G1 genome contains a region encoding:
- a CDS encoding prepilin peptidase: MLTLVTSSVVVLLLGACIGSFINVVVYRLPRGLSLLWPPSRCPHCLNQLKVYHNLPILGWLWLRGKCAYCQGEISHRYPLVELLTGIIFLIVFWVFQFSLPTIGYWVFCSWLLALSLIDWETMILPSSLTKSGLVLGLIFQTTLGYVTHNTWSGTIGQLIWGIGGMVLGIWLFDIIANLGFVFYGQPVMGGGDGKLAAMMGAWLGWQYLLIASFIACFSGVLVGFGAIIVSDGQIGQKMPFGPFLAWGALISIFGGQVILDHYLRFVLSHS, from the coding sequence ATGCTAACTTTAGTGACTAGCAGTGTCGTTGTTTTATTATTGGGCGCATGCATTGGCAGCTTCATCAATGTGGTGGTTTACCGACTACCCAGGGGATTGTCATTACTATGGCCTCCTTCCCGTTGTCCTCACTGCTTGAACCAGCTGAAAGTATATCACAACTTGCCCATTTTAGGTTGGCTATGGCTAAGGGGAAAATGTGCTTATTGTCAAGGTGAAATTTCCCATCGTTATCCCCTGGTAGAGTTATTGACGGGAATAATATTTTTAATTGTATTTTGGGTATTTCAATTTTCACTGCCAACTATTGGCTATTGGGTTTTTTGTAGTTGGTTACTAGCCTTATCCTTAATAGACTGGGAGACAATGATCCTACCGAGTAGTCTGACTAAATCAGGACTGGTCTTGGGTTTAATATTTCAAACCACTTTAGGTTATGTAACACATAACACCTGGTCTGGGACCATTGGGCAGTTAATCTGGGGAATAGGTGGCATGGTTTTAGGTATATGGTTGTTTGACATTATTGCCAACTTGGGATTTGTGTTTTATGGCCAACCAGTTATGGGTGGTGGTGATGGTAAACTAGCAGCAATGATGGGTGCTTGGCTCGGTTGGCAATACTTATTAATAGCTAGTTTTATAGCCTGCTTTTCTGGGGTGTTAGTAGGTTTTGGGGCAATTATTGTCTCTGATGGTCAAATAGGACAAAAAATGCCCTTTGGACCATTTTTAGCCTGGGGAGCGCTGATTTCTATTTTTGGTGGTCAGGTCATCCTGGATCATTACCTACGCTTTGTACTATCCCATTCTTGA
- the accD gene encoding acetyl-CoA carboxylase, carboxyltransferase subunit beta produces the protein MANNEESRGLKSLLDWFANRRKSGNTNLDRQEREIADGLWHKCPECGVLSYTKDLKANQMVCAECSHHNRVHSDERIRQLIDANTWTSMDENLRPTDPLGFRDRKPYSDRLRETQEKIGLTDAVKTGLGQINGLPIALGVMDFRFMGGSMGSVVGEKLTRLIEQATQRRYPVVIVCTSGGARMQEGMLSLMQMAKISAALQRHQDARLLYIPVLTNPTTGGVTASFAMLGDIIIAEPKATIGFAGRRVIEQTLREKLPEDFQTAEDLLKHGFVDEIVPRTQLKHTLTQLISLHQPMPIAVNMVLLAGT, from the coding sequence ATGGCAAACAACGAAGAATCACGCGGTTTAAAGTCTTTATTAGATTGGTTTGCGAATCGTCGTAAGTCCGGGAATACAAATCTGGATCGTCAAGAACGAGAAATAGCTGATGGATTGTGGCACAAATGTCCTGAATGTGGAGTTCTCTCCTATACAAAAGATCTCAAAGCTAATCAAATGGTTTGTGCTGAATGTAGTCATCATAATCGAGTCCATAGCGATGAACGCATTAGACAATTAATTGATGCCAATACCTGGACATCTATGGATGAAAACCTACGCCCCACAGATCCTTTAGGCTTTCGCGATCGCAAGCCCTATAGCGATCGCCTGCGAGAGACCCAGGAAAAAATCGGGTTAACGGACGCGGTCAAAACTGGATTAGGACAAATCAACGGTTTACCCATTGCCTTAGGAGTGATGGACTTCCGTTTTATGGGAGGGAGTATGGGTTCAGTGGTAGGAGAAAAACTAACCCGTTTAATAGAGCAAGCTACCCAAAGACGCTATCCGGTAGTGATAGTTTGTACATCTGGGGGTGCCAGAATGCAGGAGGGAATGTTATCTTTAATGCAAATGGCCAAAATTTCGGCTGCTCTCCAGCGTCATCAGGATGCTCGTTTACTATATATTCCCGTCTTGACCAATCCTACCACCGGTGGCGTTACCGCCAGTTTTGCCATGTTAGGGGATATAATTATTGCCGAACCCAAGGCCACCATTGGTTTTGCTGGTAGAAGGGTAATTGAACAAACCCTGCGGGAAAAACTCCCAGAAGACTTTCAGACCGCCGAGGATCTGCTAAAACACGGCTTTGTAGATGAAATTGTTCCCCGAACCCAGTTAAAGCATACCCTGACACAACTGATATCCTTACACCAACCCATGCCCATAGCAGTAAATATGGTTTTATTGGCTGGAACCTAA
- the psbV gene encoding photosystem II cytochrome c-550 produces the protein MFIRLISVVLATVLLSFHLFMGSATAVELDEATRTVKLNEAGDTIVISPKQLQEGKKLFQDTCAQCHAGGVTKTNQNVGLEPEALAGAVPARDNIEGLVAFLKEPKTYDGEQDISEIHPGIKSADIFTEMKNLTEDDLKGISAYILIQPKVVGARWGGGKIYY, from the coding sequence ATGTTTATAAGACTGATAAGCGTTGTTTTGGCTACTGTGTTGCTGTCGTTTCATCTGTTTATGGGTAGTGCAACCGCAGTAGAGCTAGATGAAGCCACCAGAACAGTCAAACTGAATGAAGCTGGTGATACAATAGTTATTAGCCCTAAGCAGTTACAAGAAGGAAAAAAGCTATTTCAGGATACATGCGCTCAATGTCATGCTGGTGGTGTAACTAAAACCAACCAGAATGTGGGTCTGGAACCAGAAGCTTTGGCGGGTGCTGTCCCAGCACGTGACAACATTGAAGGATTGGTGGCCTTTCTCAAGGAACCTAAAACTTACGATGGTGAACAGGATATATCGGAAATACATCCCGGTATCAAGAGCGCGGATATCTTTACGGAAATGAAAAACCTCACAGAGGATGATTTAAAAGGGATATCAGCCTACATTCTTATCCAACCCAAAGTCGTTGGTGCTCGCTGGGGTGGTGGTAAGATATACTACTAA